One window from the genome of Elephas maximus indicus isolate mEleMax1 chromosome 8, mEleMax1 primary haplotype, whole genome shotgun sequence encodes:
- the PURB gene encoding transcriptional activator protein Pur-beta, with protein MADGDSGSERGGSGGGGGPGGCGFQPVSRGGGEQETQELASKRLDIQNKRFYLDVKQNAKGRFLKIAEVGAGGSKSRLTLSMAVAAEFRDYLGDFIEHYAQLGPSSPEQIAAAASAEDGGGPRRALKSEFLVRENRKYYLDLKENQRGRFLRIRQTINRIGGSGGFSGGPGPGGLQSGQTIALPAQGLIEFRDALAKLIDDYGGEEEELAGGPGGGGGGPGGGLYGELPEGTSITVDSKRFFFDVGCNKYGVFLRVSEVKPSYRNAITVPFKAWGKFGGAFCRYADEMKEIQERQRDKLYERRGGGSGGGDESEGEEVDED; from the coding sequence ATGGCGGATGGCGATAGCGGCAGTGAGAGAGGCGGCAGCGGTGGGGGCGGCGGGCCCGGTGGCTGCGGTTTCCAGCCCGTGTCCCGCGGCGGCGGCGAGCAGGAAACCCAGGAGCTGGCCTCGAAGCGCCTCGACATACAGAACAAGCGCTTTTATCTGGACGTGAAGCAAAACGCCAAAGGCCGCTTCCTGAAGATCGCCGAGGTGGGCGCTGGAGGCTCGAAAAGTCGTCTCACCCTCTCTATGGCCGTTGCCGCCGAGTTCCGCGACTACCTAGGGGACTTCATCGAACACTACGCGCAGCTAGGACCCAGCAGTCCCGAGCAGATCGCAGCGGCGGCGAGCGCCGAGGACGGCGGCGGGCCCCGGCGGGCGCTTAAGAGCGAGTTTCTGGTACGGGAGAACCGCAAGTATTACCTGGACCTCAAGGAGAACCAGCGCGGCCGCTTCTTGCGCATCCGCCAGACCATCAACCGCATTGGGGGCAGCGGCGGGTTTAGCGGGGGCCCAGGTCCTGGGGGCCTACAGAGCGGCCAGACCATCGCCCTGCCCGCCCAGGGCCTTATCGAGTTCCGCGACGCGCTGGCCAAGCTCATTGACGACTACGGAGGCGAGGAGGAGGAGCTGGCCGGGGGCCCGGGAGGCGGCGGCGGGGGACCTGGAGGGGGCCTCTACGGGGAGCTCCCGGAAGGCACCTCCATCACTGTGGACTCGAAGCGCTTCTTTTTCGACGTGGGCTGCAACAAGTACGGGGTGTTTCTGCGAGTGAGTGAGGTGAAGCCGTCCTACCGCAATGCCATCACCGTCCCCTTCAAAGCCTGGGGCAAGTTCGGAGGCGCCTTTTGCCGGTATGCGGATGAGATGAAAGAAATCCAGGAGCGGCAGAGGGATAAGCTTTATGAAAGACGTGGTGGGGGCAGCGGCGGTGGAGATGAGTCTGAAGGCGAGGAGGTGGATGAGGATTGA